In Phaenicophaeus curvirostris isolate KB17595 chromosome 14, BPBGC_Pcur_1.0, whole genome shotgun sequence, a single genomic region encodes these proteins:
- the SALL1 gene encoding sal-like protein 1, which produces MSRRKQAKPQHFQSDPDLALLSQRNGDTEKGQPNRTTKNKDAHVCGRCCAEFFELSDLLQHKKNCTKNQLVLIVNENPASPSETFPPSSPSDNPDEQMNDTVNNTDQVDCSDLSEHNKLDREESMDVEASSINNSSSSSKSVNNSITSSNSSTMGTSAVTTSLPHIGDLTTLGNFSVINSNVIIENLQSTKVAVAQFSQEARCNGASNSKLAVPALMEQLLALQQQQIHQLQLIEQIRHQILLLASQNADMPTSSSPSQGTLRTSANPLSTLSSHLSQQLAAAAGLAQSLASQSASISGVKQLPPIQLPQSNPGNTLIPSSSGSSPNINILAAAVTTPSSEKVVSSIGGSQLSNPPISASSSPAFAISSLLSPASNPLLPQPTPSNSVFSSPLSNIGTPAEDLNSLTALAQQRKSKPPNVTAFEAKSNSDEAFFKHKCRFCAKVFGSDSALQIHLRSHTGERPFKCNICGNRFSTKGNLKVHFQRHKEKYPHIQMNPYPVPEHLDNIPTSTGIPYGMSIPPEKPVTSWLDSKPVLSTLTTSVGLPLPPTIPSLTPFIKTEEPQPIPISHPAASPPCSVKSDSGTADPTSKISNGLSDEVEAGALSTSNGKTEVNSQNASAVTNRSSSVSSPAADSGSSVVATFTNPLMPLMSEQFKAKFPFGGLLDSTPASETSKLQQLVENIDKKATDPNECIICHRVLSCQSALKMHYRTHTGERPFKCKICGRAFTTKGNLKTHYSVHRAMPPLRVQHSCPICQKKFTNAVVLQQHIRMHMGGQIPNTPVTENYPESMESDTGSFEDKNFDDTDNFSDENMEDCPDSSVPDTPKSADASQDSLSSSPLPLEMPSIAALENQIKMISTVLAEQLQASVKPVENGSVEGDVLTNDSSSVGGDMESQSAGSPAVSESTSSMQALSPSNSTNDYHKSPSIDEKPVRALPSEFANGLSPTPANSGALDLTSSNTDKMIKEESLSMLFPFRDRGKFKNTACDICGKTFACQSALDIHYRSHTKERPFICTVCNRGFSTKGNLKQHMLTHQMRDLPSQLFEPSSSIGPNQNSSVMPANSLSSLIKTEVNGFMHSSPQDSKEAPSGLVASGPLSSSATSPVLLPALPRRTPKQHYCNTCGKTFSSSSALQIHERTHTGEKPFACTICGRAFTTKGNLKVHMGTHMWNSTPARRGRRLSVDGPMTFLGGNPVKFPEMFQKDLAARSGNGDPSSFWNQYAAALSNGLAMKTNEISVIQNGGIPPAPGGLGNGGSSPISGLTGSLEKLQNSEPNAPLAGLEKMASSENGTNFRFTRFVEDNKEIVTN; this is translated from the exons ATGTCGCGGAGGAAGCAGGCGAAGCCTCAGCATTTCCAATCCGACCCCGATCTGGCCTTGTTATCCCAGCGAAATG GAGACACAGAAAAGGGTCAACCAAATCGAACCACTAAGAACAAGGACGCCCATGTCTGTGGCAGGTGCTGTGCTGAGTTCTTTGAATTATCAGATCTCCTGCAACACAAGAAGAATTGTACTAAAAATCAATTAGTTTTAATTGTGAATGAAAATCCAGCTTCTCCTTCTGAAACCTTCCCTCCTAGTTCCCCTTCTGATAATCCTGATGAACAGATGAATGACACAGTTAATAACACAGATCAAGTAGACTGCAGTGACCTTTCAGAGCATAACAAACTTGACAGGGAAGAATCCATGGATGTGGAGGCTTCCAGCATTAACAATAGCAGTAGCAGTTCCAAGAGTGTCAACAATAGTATTACAAGCAGTAACAGCTCCACAATGGGTACCTCAGCTGTAACAACCTCTCTACCTCACATAGGGGATCTGACAACATTAGGCAACTTTTCAGTGATAAATAGTAATGTAATAATTGAAAACCTTCAGAGTACTAAAGTGGCAGTAGCACAGTTCTCCCAGGAGGCGAGATGTAACGGTGCATCGAACAGTAAGCTTGCTGTACCTGCCTTGATGGAACAACTGTTGgcattacagcagcagcagatccaCCAGTTGCAACTGATTGAACAAATTCGTCACCAAATATTATTGTTGGCTTCCCAAAATGCAGACATGCCAACATCTTCTAGCCCTTCTCAAGGTACTTTACGAACATCTGCCAACCCCTTGTCCACATTAAGTTCCCATTTATCCCAgcagctggctgcagcagctggattAGCACAAAGCCTTGCTAGTCAATCTGCCAGCATCAGTGGTGTGAAACAGCTACCCCCTATACAGCTACCTCAGAGCAACCCTGGCAACACTCTAATTCCATCCAGTAGTGGCTCTTCTCCAAATATTAACATATTGGCAGCAGCAGTTACGACACCGTCCTCAGAAAAAGTGGTTTCAAGTATTGGTGGCTCACAGCTCAGCAACCCACCAATATCGGCATCATCTTCACCAGCTTTTGCAATAAGCAGTTTATTAAGTCCTGCATCTAATCCACTTCTACCTCAGCCCACCCCTAGTAACTCTGTTTTCTCCAGTCCCTTGTCCAATATTGGAACACCTGCAGAGGATTTAAACTCCTTGACGGCCTTggcacagcaaagaaaaagcaagccaCCAAATGTAACTGCTTTTGAAGCAAAAAGTAATTCAGATGAGGCATTCTTTAAGCATAAATGCAGGTTCTGTGCTAAAGTGTTTGGGAGTGACAGTGCCTTGCAGATTCATTTACGTTCTCACACTGGCGAGAGGCCATTTAAGTGCAACATATGTGGAAACAGGTTCTCCACAAAAGGAAACTTGAAAGTCCACTTTCAGCGtcataaagaaaaataccctCATATTCAAATGAATCCATACCCAGTGCCAGAGCATTTGGACAATATTCCTACAAGCACGGGTATCCCTTATGGGATGTCTATACCGCCAGAGAAACCTGTCACGAGCTGGCTGGACAGCAAGCCAGTCCTCTCCACCCTGACAACTTCTGTTGGCCTGCCACTCCCACCAACAATTCCAAGCTTGACCCCATTCATCAAAACTGAGGAGCCTCAGCCGATTCCCATTAGCCATCCTGCCGCTAGCCCTCCCTGCTCTGTCAAGAGTGACTCGGGAACAGCTGATCCCACATCAAAAATTTCCAATGGACTTTCTGATGAGGTAGAGGCTGGTGCTTTGTCTACCTCAAATGGCAAAACGGAAGTAAACTCTCAAAACGCAAGCGCCGTCACTAACAGGAGCAGCTCCGTGAGCTCACCGGCAGCAGACTCGGGCTCCAGTGTCGTTGCCACTTTTACAAATCCACTGATGCCTCTGATGTCAGAGCAATTTAAGGCAAAGTTTCCCTTTGGAGGACTGTTGGATTCAACGCCAGCATCTGAAACATCAAAATTGCAGCAACTGGTAGAAAACATTGATAAAAAGGCAACCGATCCGAACGAGTGTATCATTTGCCACCGAGTTCTCAGTTGCCAGAGTGCACTGAAAATGCATTATCGCACACATACCGGTGAGAGGCCATTTAAGTGTAAAATCTGTGGTCGCGCTTTCACTACTAAGGGCAACTTAAAGACTCATTATAGTGTCCACCGTGCCATGCCCCCGCTGAGAGTACAACATTCATGCCCGATCTGCCAGAAGAAATTCACCAACGCCGTTGTGCTACAGCAGCACATCCGAATGCACATGGGAGGGCAGATCCCCAACACCCCAGTGACAGAAAACTATCCTGAGTCAATGGAATCAGATACGGGGTCTTTTGAGGATAAGAATTTTGATGATACAGACAACTTTTCAGATGAGAACATGGAAGACTGTCCTGACAGCAGCGTGCCAGATACGCCTAAATCTGCAGATGCATCACAAGACAGCTTGTCGTCTTCCCCTTTGCCCCTGGAAATGCCAAGTATTGCTGCTTTGGAAAATCAGATTAAGATGATCAGTACGGTACTTGCTGAACAACTTCAGGCAAGCGTAAAGCCGGTTGAAAATGGGTCAGTGGAAGGGGACGTTTTGACTAACGATTCGTCATCTGTTGGTGGTGATATGGAAAGCCAAAGTGCTGGAAGCCCTGCTGTCTCAGAGTCTACCTCTTCCATGCAGGCCTTGTCCCCATCCAACAGCACTAATGATTACCACAAATCACCAAGTATCGACGAGAAACCGGTAAGAGCTTTACCAAGTGAGTTTGCCAATGGTTTATCTCCAACTCCTGCTAACAGTGGTGCTTTGGACTTGACATCTAGTAACACTGATAAAATGATTAAAGAAGAGTCTCTGAGTATGCTGTTTCCTTTCAGAGATAGAGGTAAATTTAAAAACACCGCATGTGATATTTGTGGCAAAACATTTGCTTGTCAGAGTGCCTTGGACATTCATTACAGAAGTCATACCAAAGAGAGACCATTTATTTGCACAGTTTGCAATCGTGGCTTTTCCACAAAGGGTAATTTGAAGCAGCATATGTTGACACATCAAATGCGAGATCTACCATCACAACTTTTTGAGCCCAGTTCCAGTATCGGCCCTAATCAGAACTCTTCAGTTATGCCTGCTAATTCGCTGTCATCACTCATAAAGACTGAGGTTAACGGCTTTATGCACAGCTCTCCTCAGGATAGCAAAGAAGCACCCTCTGGTCTAGTTGCTTCGGGGCCACTGTCCTCCTCTGCCACGTCCCCTGtcctgctccctgctctccccagaAGAACCCCCAAACAGCACTACTGCAACACGTgtgggaaaacattttcttcttccagtgctTTGCAGATCCACGAAAGGACACACACTGGTGAGAAACCTTTTGCCTGCACTATATGTGGAAGAGCGTTTACAACAAAAGGCAATCTGAAG gtTCACATGGGCACTCACATGTGGAACAGTACTCCTGCAAGACGAGGCAGACGACTTTCCGTAGATGGCCCCATGACATTTCTAGGTGGCAATCCTGTAAAGTTCCCAGAAATGTTTCAGAAGGATTTGGCTGCACGGTCAGGGAACGGAGACCCCTCCAGCTTCTGGAACCAGTACGCAGCAGCACTCTCCAACGGCTTGGCCATGAAGACCAACGAGATCTCCGTCATTCAGAATGGCGGCATCCCTCCGGCACCGGGGGGCCTGGGCAATGGGGGCAGCTCTCCCATCAGTGGCTTGACGGGAAGCCTGGAGAAGCTCCAGAATTCAGAACCCAATGCACCTCTAGCTGGTCTGGAGAAAATGGCAAGCAGTGAAAATGGGACAAACTTCCGTTTTACACGTTTTGTGGAAGACAACAAAGAAATTGtaacaaattag